The DNA sequence AAGTAACCAGGGCTATCCGACGAGGTAAAGGCGGCAAAGGCCTTTTGCGGGCAGTGCTGAACAGCCCCTCTGCCTCCAGTTTACGCTTCAGCTGTTCCAGCTGCAACTGGCTGCTGCCAATGCCATAGGGCTGGATATCTTCGGCGTAGAGCTGATAGATCCCATTCGGCAGAAAAACATTGATACTGCCCAGGACCAGCACCTCCATACCGGCCCGGGGTTGAAAACGTAGATTGGCTGCCTGTTGCCGGAACATAACGCATTTAAGCTGGCTTTCCTGGTCTTTCAGGGTAAAATAGCAGTGACCGGAAAGGCGATGGCGGGTAAATTCCGCTATCTCCCCTTTAATCCAGACTCTTTTAAGCAGATAATTGGTCTCCAGGCTCTGTTTGATCAGGCTGTTCAGTTCTGTCACTGTCCAGAAAGTTTTTCCCGTCATCTTTTGCCCTCCGCAGATAAAATAGAAGGCAGCCGCTGGCTGCCTTACTTGTTCATAAGATATTCGTGAATGGCAGTAGCCGCTACCCGGCCTGCACCCATAGCCTTAATAACAGTAGCTGCACCGGTCACCACATCACCACCGGCATAGACTCCTGGCTTAGAAGTAGCTCCTGTTTCTTCACTGGCCATAATATTGCCTTTCCGGTTGGTTTCCAAACCTTTGGTAGTGCGCGGTACCAAAGGATTGGGACCCTGACCGATCGCCACTACTACTGTATCCACTTCCATGATGAAATTGGAGCCTTCGATAGGCACAGGGCTGCGGCGCCCGGACGCATCGGGTTCACCCAGCTCATAACGCAGGCATTCCATGGCTGTCACCCAGCCCTGCTCATTGCCCAGCAGGCGAATGGGATTGGTCAACAGCTGGAACTTGATGCCTTCTTCTTCCGCATGATGGATTTCTTCCAAACGAGCCGGCATTTCTTCCCGGGAACGGCGATAGACAATATATACTTCCTCTGCCCCCAGCCGCTTGGCAGTTCTGGCAGCATCCATGGCTACGTTCCCGGCACCCAGAATGGCCGCCCGCTTACCAACCTTAATAGGAGTGGCATACTCGGGGAAGAGATAGCCCTTCATCAGGTTGGTTCTGGTCAGGAATTCATTGGCTGAATAGACGCCGTTCAGGTTTTCCCCGGGAATACCCAGGAAGTAGGGCAAACCTGCACCGGTGCCGATGAACACCGCATCAAAGCCTTCCTGCTCCATCAGCTCATCCACAGTGATGCTCTTGCCGACCACGGCATTAACGATGATTTCTACCCCCATTTTGCGCAGATTATCAATTTCCTGCTGCACAATCCGCTTGGGCAAACGGAACTCAGGGATACCATACATCAACACCCCACCGGGGACATGCAGAGCTTCAAATATAGTTACCTTATGGCCCAGCTTGGCCAGGTCAGCTGCTGCTGTCAGGCCCGCCGGCCCGGAACCGATAATAGCCACTTTCTTACCAGTGGGAGGAGCAACCTCTGGTACTTCCACCCCATGGGCCATTTCCCAGTCAGCGGCAAAACGCTCCAGCCGGCCAATCCCTACCGGCTCGCCTTTCTTGGCCATTACACAGTTCTTTTCACACTGGTTTTCCTGAGGACATACCCGGCCACAAACAGCAGGCAACAGGTTTTTCGTCTTAATGGTCCGAATGGCCCCGGCAAAATCCTTTTCCTTGATTTTAGCGATAAACTGAGGAATAGGCACTTGTACAGGACAGCCCTTGACACAGGGTTCATTTTTACAGCTGAGACAGCGATTAGCTTCCTGAACCGCCAGTTCTTCCGTATAACCCAGTGCTACTTCATCGAAGTTTCTGGCCCGTACTGCCGGGTCCTGTTCCGGGATCGGAGTTTTCTTCAGGACCAGCTCCTTTTTGCCTTTTTCTAGTGACATCCGCAACCACCCCCGCAACTGCCAGCTGCCCTGGCCCGTGCTTCTTCATCCTTGAAAATCTGGGCCCGCCGCATTTGTTCAGCAAAATCCACCAGATGGCCGTCAAATTCCGGACCATCCACACAGGTGAATTTAGTTTCTCCGCCTACGGTGACCCGGCAGGCACCGCACATGCCTGTGCCATCCACCATGATGGAGTTCAAGCTGACAATAGTCTTGATACCATAGGGTCTGGTTACTTCTGCCACTGCCCGCATCATGGGCAAGGGACCGATAGCATATACCAGATCGATTTTTTCGCCCTGGTCGATCATTTCCTGCAAGACCTGGGTTACAAATCCATGGCGGCCATAAGAACCGTCATCAGTGGTAACATGCAGGGTCTGAGAAACTGCCCGCATCTCCTCTTCCCAGAACAAAAGATCCTTGCAACGGGCTCCGATAATGGAAGTCACCCGGTTGCCAGCCTTGTACAATTCCCGGGTAATGGGAAACATGGGGGCGATACCCACGCCACCGCCGATACAGACCACATGACCAAAATTGTCGATTTCCGACTCATGGCCTAAAGGTCCAACAAAATCCAGAACAGCATCTCCCTCATTGAGACAGCCCAATTTCTGGGTAGTATAGCCAACCTCGGCAAAAATAATGGTAATAGTGCCTTTTTCTTTATTAAAGTCGGCAATGGTCAAGGGAATCCGTTCCCCTTTTTCGTCTACCCGCAGGATAATGAACTGTCCCGCCTTGGCATTGCGAGCAACCAGTGGCGCTTCAATTTCCATCAGCTTGATATTTTCCGACAGCGCCTGTTTGCGTAAAATCCGGTACACTCCTTCTTCCCCTCCCTCATAAAATATAATTGTCTTCAATTTTTTATTTATTCTCGCCAATTGGACTAATTCCTGCCGTCAGCGGTAATTTTTTTAACAAATTATAACGGGCCAGTAGAGCCGGACCCAGGGCATTGTCCCCGCTGTATCTCGCCTCTGCAAAAAATAGCCTTATACCCAGGGCAGGATGTTCCAGCCGCTTTCTTAATTTCTGCCTTAAAAACTGGTTGGCCGCTACACCGCCCACCAGCAGCACATCCTTAAGACCAGTCTGCTCCCGCCCATACAGAATCAGCTTTTCCAGGCCTTTAGCCAGACAGCTTTCCACCGCT is a window from the Carboxydocella sporoproducens DSM 16521 genome containing:
- the gltA gene encoding NADPH-dependent glutamate synthase: MSLEKGKKELVLKKTPIPEQDPAVRARNFDEVALGYTEELAVQEANRCLSCKNEPCVKGCPVQVPIPQFIAKIKEKDFAGAIRTIKTKNLLPAVCGRVCPQENQCEKNCVMAKKGEPVGIGRLERFAADWEMAHGVEVPEVAPPTGKKVAIIGSGPAGLTAAADLAKLGHKVTIFEALHVPGGVLMYGIPEFRLPKRIVQQEIDNLRKMGVEIIVNAVVGKSITVDELMEQEGFDAVFIGTGAGLPYFLGIPGENLNGVYSANEFLTRTNLMKGYLFPEYATPIKVGKRAAILGAGNVAMDAARTAKRLGAEEVYIVYRRSREEMPARLEEIHHAEEEGIKFQLLTNPIRLLGNEQGWVTAMECLRYELGEPDASGRRSPVPIEGSNFIMEVDTVVVAIGQGPNPLVPRTTKGLETNRKGNIMASEETGATSKPGVYAGGDVVTGAATVIKAMGAGRVAATAIHEYLMNK
- a CDS encoding sulfide/dihydroorotate dehydrogenase-like FAD/NAD-binding protein, whose product is MYRILRKQALSENIKLMEIEAPLVARNAKAGQFIILRVDEKGERIPLTIADFNKEKGTITIIFAEVGYTTQKLGCLNEGDAVLDFVGPLGHESEIDNFGHVVCIGGGVGIAPMFPITRELYKAGNRVTSIIGARCKDLLFWEEEMRAVSQTLHVTTDDGSYGRHGFVTQVLQEMIDQGEKIDLVYAIGPLPMMRAVAEVTRPYGIKTIVSLNSIMVDGTGMCGACRVTVGGETKFTCVDGPEFDGHLVDFAEQMRRAQIFKDEEARARAAGSCGGGCGCH